The sequence TCTCTGTAGAGAAATGAACTGCGGTATTAGTAAGTAAATAAATGACACAATGACATGATTTTCATAGCTATTTCCGATTACAGGCCATCATTCATCCCTAAGGCCATAAGCAGAACTAAAGCAAGAAAGAGGGAGTGGAGACGGAAAATCCTTATGCGCGCTTAAAGCGGAAAGATTGGGAAATGAAAACAAATTAACCGAGCTATTCTCACCTTCACAGAACTTTCAACCACCTCAAGCTTCTCTAAAATCAACTCTCCAGGAGGGGGCACCTGCAATTTCCGCAGAAGGTTACAATAGGAAATATCATTGCCTGAGGGGAAGAACAGCAAAAACTGTTTAATAACGATGGACCTCTGTTTTATTCATATAAATCATTAACTTGAAGATTAAATTAAATGGTAGTGCAAGCTTAAAGAGTTACTAATGTCATAAATTTTCCAAACAAGCAGGTAGCGTGCAGAACTATACTCCCAATGTAGTAAAACTATTCATCTCTGAGTACAAAATCTGCTGATTGGTGTTAACTACTCTGCATGATAACAAGGAGATTTAACATTTTTAAAgtacaacaagaagaagaaaaaatctgACAATACCGAGGCACTGGGTAGAGAACCAGAAGCTGTAATACGTAGATCTTCATTTATGGAAGCTTGCCGACTGAAACACTCGCTCTTCATACTTGAAAGGCGTGTTAGAACAGCCTATACAGGCATTGCAACAGTGCAAGCTATTAACAAGTAGAAATGATGACAGAGAATGTCTACAGTGGAAATTAAAATACCTGTCGAAAATCCCTCGGATGAGCAATTCCGTGTATCTTAACATCATCACTGGCAGGCCTTCGCACGCCGGTATTTTCAATTCTGATCGAGTATATACCAAATAAAGATTGCAGATATCCTGTAGAAAGAGAAGAGTTTTAAGAATCATATGTGAGGAAGGAACTAGACAAAagccttttttttatcaaataaaagcAACTCTTCACAAAGTTGCTGTAGAAAGATAATGTTGATTTCAGAACTCAATGTCAACAAACAAGAAATGTTATTAGAAACTGTTAAAATCCCATCAAATCTCTAAAGGATGTCAATTGGAAATTAACAATATTCCCCCAACACCCCCCCCCTCCCAacctttgtttatttttctgtCCAATGTTTAAATTGATGAACTCAATGAAGCCTAGAAGATAAGAGGACTCGTGTGAGATAAAATCATTTCTCCTATTCATTTAAGACATAATTTTCTCAAAAGGTCTCAGATGCTAACTCTTGGTTTACCTTGTTCAACTACAACATCAGCCACTGAAGGAAGTATCACATGCTTCTCTTTCTTCAAAACCCCAAAGCAAGGAAAAGCTACAGGTTTTGTGACCTGCAACACGATTAGAAATAGTTTATCAATGAGCAAAAGACCAACAGGAAATCTATGAAGAGACTGTCCAAAATAAGTATATCAGACATCCCATAGAGAACCATCGTCATCGaagataacaaattaaaaagacgACAACCTAGTTTACGTCATGCAACGTGTTTGTTTCCAATAGTAAAAGCAGTCGTGCAGATGAAACTTGAGCAGTTACTTTGGTCTCAACAGTCAAACACTCTTTTAAAGCTAAAAacaatcataaaaattattttaaaggcAACTATTAGATCATCTTCCGGAAAATTGATTAGGATACCCTTCTACTAGCCTACATCTCCCTACTAGACTAAAAGTTTGAAGAATcacaaaaagatgaaaaaataattagttatgttttatatataaacaataGCCAAAAAGAGCTGCACTGACATCCAACAGTGTGACAGATAAAAAAAGATAACGCACTAGTTGATTTACCTTGTAAACGATAGCATTAGAAGTCAAATACAGCTTCCTCGACCGGAAATCCTTACGACAGACATATATTCGAATTGGCAGATAAAGCAGCATGAGGATTCCTATTCCCCATGCCAAAATCAGAAGTATGGAATAAAGAATCCATTGAGCTGTTTGATATTTCACAAAGTTATCTTCCATCTCTTCAAACGACCCATGATAAAGAACTGTATCATCATCAGTTTCATTATACTCATTTGAAACTGAATCCGACAGTAAGCGCCTCTCCAAGACATCTATATCTACTGCTTCATCTGCTGATGCCATGTACACAAATCAATCCTGAAACTGTCATATTTGCATTTCTTAGCAGATGACGatgaaatgaaacaaaaaaaataaaggcagGAAATATGAGAATGTCATTATTTAGCAACTTAATGTGTAGGGAATATCACAACAAATTAAGCACTCCCAAATAAAGGACAAAAGCGACCAAAATTTCTATTCGTTAATCAGTTACGAAAGCCCAATTAGCGGAACACTATAATGTGTTATTGTAAAAGCCACAATGAGATTCAAATAAAAGCACAGGAAACCGAAGTGATATCACCCGCCTCTAAAATCATGTCACTGTGATtagttaatttaaatattataagaaACTAAATTTGCTCTCCTTTGAACTATATACCAGCTTCATTACCATTCCAGAAACAATATATAGATTCTAGTTGCTAAATCTAAGCTCTTTTTTGATTAATCACGAGCATCGGTTTGCTCGTAATGAAATATCATGCGTAGAATTGAGCATTCTTTGAAAACTCATATTCTTAGTTGCATCAAGAGAAGTTCAATGCCGAAATACTAAGCAGgcacaaaaaaattcaataatttataCAGCTTGGGACCAAAAATCCTCCTTTTTAACGAAATATTTCGCTAGGGATCACCTCCTAATTTATTTAATCACAAAAAATTCTCCTTTTTCGTGTaacgataaaaaattcggctcaGTATATGCTTTCAATCGACTAATtatcaaacaattttttttaaaagaaaatcatTCTCCTCACACTCGCTCCACTTCTAACAATGTTGCGGATTATATACCGTAAAGTAATTACTAAAAAATTTTCCGAATTAACTGGGAGAATATAATAGCGAGGAAAAAGCTAAAACAGTACAATTACTCCATTATTGCACccaaaaaagggggaaaatatCGCTAAAATACATGGATGCTTCAACGAACCAGCTATCAcacgaaaatcaaattaaaaacatCATAAATTAGcaattaaaaacataaaaagaaaggagaaatcGACGGAGAAAAAAAGTACCTAATCGAAATCGATTGATCGAGATTCTCCGAAGCAGGGTTAAGAGGCTTTGCGTCGGATTCGTTTCTCGttttattttgcaatttttgggttttttcttttctgttgaTGATTAAATGGAATGATCTGAGCCGCTCGATTAGTTGGTGCGGGACGGGATAAGTTTGGGTGTACGAACCATTGCGGCACACGGGATGGTCCGATGTTTTGTGCAACgaaacattttttcttttttctttttcttttttttttttgagaaatagatagtatgctacgtcttcgtttatttcatttataaataaacttagctaaaaatataaattaattaagattcgaatttagaatttcgaataccaatcaccaaaaattttgccacttgcgttagagaCGGTCAGTGCAACGAAATATTTCTTCAGAATATGGTTCTTACAACACATAACCTATTAAAGGGAGATTGAGTCCGCGTACTATGTGGCACTGAAGGAAAAACTATCAATCATTTATTCACACGACATTGTGTTGGCTAGATTCTTAATGGTGATGATCTAGAAGACCGTCCAACTTAGAGAAATAGGAGACGACGTGAATTTGGTTTGGAATAGATCGATGGCTAGGAATGAAATGCAGCCTGTGAGTACTAAATTGATTGAACTAATAACCTATTGGTGGATCACTTAGAAGGTCAGAAACGTTGTGATCTTTATGCATACCTAATCGGACTCCCTCCTAGCAGTTTACAAGATCAAATAGTTGATAAACTTTTGGGAGCTGCATCTctaagtgattttttttttcccgcccATCCTGAGACCTATGTTGCCTCACTCCTGTAGCATAGTTCATCTTATCAATGAATGAAACGAGTAGCGtactatctttttctaaaagaaaaactttttttaaccTCTTCTTGTTTGGTGTAAATTATAAATGGCGAGTTTGCACTAGCTGTATGCGAACTCATCATTCTTATGAGACTGATTACGCGTGTGGGCCGTGTAGCCCCACGAAAGTTCAAATTCATATCGCTACATTCAAATGCTGGCGATCTCTAATTACACGAACTCGAAAGTTCATCACCAAGCTTTCGGTTGAAAAAATACGGCCTTATTTCTATTCCCTAcgacatgcatgcttttccttACCTTACTATTTGGAATGTAATACTATTTACTTCAACTAACAAagcaaatttatttaaattaaactaactttaataaatatatttgttgaTAGAGTTtcactactatgctattaatagcacaaagtgcttggtgctaccaagttttccactgttagatctaccattttgatcattttcattcgttagatcatattattcaaccaaccacccactcaatcctagagggctcacgtcattctaaccgcacatcttttaatccaatggcaaaaaacttggtagcaccaataacttggtgcaattaatagtatattagcctagttctttgttgatattaaatttgagccattgataaaaaaaaaaaacaaacactaCAAAAGATTTTGGAAGGTATTGTCTCAACGTATCGCATTCCCGTCTAACATTTTcgaaggtaaaaaaaaaattgtaatagtgtatatatacacacacattatttataaataatttgattaacaataaaattttctaaataaaaatattattaatgattGTATTTAGCTCAGTTAGCTATGAACTTTATGatttgatatctaaaatttcaaatataagtCTAATCTCTCCACATTCTAATTGCattctttcaaaatatatatatatatatatatatatatatatatatatatatatatatatatatatatatatatatatataggccatgtctactatactattatgagtattgaagccctcgtactcataagttgttttcaatgatggagcttccgaatcgacgatccattccgttaaatatgatctagagtatttgaaacttttagaaaataaatttcgtaaattttcgaaatcataataaagtccatcaagtgggcataaaatgaacggtcaaaatcgaacgacgtcctaaaaaaagataatcggatccttcaattcaagatcggagttattgatctttatctatgtagtgaatagaattttctataaaaaattcaacaaattccgatttttttacaccgttaaactagcaagtatcccataccggccgttaaaaattgtcaaatttgtgacctcttgatcgtaaggtaaatgatgtcgaaaaattataaaatttgatttctagaagttttaaatgctgtaaataacgtttaacggtatggatcgttgattcgaaagctctatcatcgaaaacaacttatgaatacaagggcgatcgtactcataatagtatagtagccgggtcctatatatatataaaattgagctcctatatttctaaaagtactaagttattattgctggtagatttttagccattggattaagagatatgtagttaggatgatatgggccctctagggttgagtgggtggttggttgaataatataatctaatggttgaaaatgatccgaggagtagatctaacggtaaaaaacttacaagtaccaagtgcttggtacttttacaagcaccgtagctgaactcatatatatatatatatatatagggtttagggtttagggtttagggtttatcaTTCTTTCCATGGTACACCCAGATTAGGAAGTAACTCACCGATCCTCATTGGTACGCTTGATTCGACGATTGTGTGGCTGACACGTGGGACCAGCGAAGCGCGGGGCCCACATGTCATCGtgaaatatagaaatttttgcCGTAATGGACTAGGTTCACCACGCCAGTATGAACCGCGCACTCCATCTCGTTCCTTCGTCAAATCACAACCGCCCAAAAAAGTTGCTGATGAGTATTTCGGCCGGAGACCGatggatgacgtggtgaaccacGTCCAGGAAATAAAAGTTTCCCTTCACAAGACGACAATAACTGACCCTTCCCTCGCAAGCCAACGTCGCAGCGGTCGAGTTCATTCAAATCCCACTTCTATAAATGGCAATGGCGGGCGAGCACCTTACCCACTCTCTGTCCCCTCAGCTTCCCCCAGAGCGCTACTTACTCCTCGGAGCTCCCCTCCTCTTCCCCCCTGCGATCGCGCCCAATCCCCTCCGTTCGAGAAACCCTAGctgctcctctccttctccgcaGCGAGAAGAGCCTCCTCCCTCACTGAGTTTCTCCATCGTTCTCGTGGCTCCTCCCCAGTAGCGGACGTGATCGGTCCCTCGCGAAGCTAGGGTTTCTCATAGCGGAAGAGGTGATACAAATCCTCGTTCGCGCGCGCCTATATTCGGATTTTCGGTTAGTTTTTGGTTGATACATCTATTGTTATGTGATTAACGTCAATTCCTCTCCGTGCTTTCTCATTCTTTTTATGAACTCTTTCGGACATTTTGGGATTTGATGATGAAATCCGTCACGATCTTCGCTTCTAATCGAGATCTCTTTCAGAATTTGTCGATTCGAAGTAGATTTATACAATTTGATCATTATTTTCCGAGAGCAGGGTTTTAACCTGAGTTTATGTTGCTTGTGTGAGCAATTTCTTAGAGTAGCTAGTATGCGATGGATGAGTACAAGCGTTCTATGGATCTGGCTTCGGGACGCGTCTCTGGAAGCGATCACAGTAATTTCCTATTTGACGAAGACAAGCTTCAGGAGACGCACGATGAGGAAGGATCTGATTGGATTAACAACAAGATGAGGGATCTCGCCAAGGCCATTCGAGATGACAATCCCGCTCTCTTAGTCTCATTGTTCAAAAGTGTTCAAGTGGAGGCTCCAATCGGAGCAGATCCGAAGGACAAGGAGACTGGAGATCTCAAATCCCTAGATCCAGGAACCCTAGTGCGTCTCCTCCACCTAGCTTGCAAGATGGATTCAGCAGAGTGCGCAAAGGTTCTGATCGAAGGAGGAATTGGAGTAGCAGCCAGCGTAAATGAGAGGGACAGGTCGGGGCGAACTCTGCTGCATGTTGCGGCGGAGATGCACTCATCAAAGTGCATCAATCTGCTCCTACAGAAGAATGCCCGAACAGATCTAAGGTCAAATGACGGGAGATCACTTCTCGCTCTTGAGATCGCCTTGTCAAGTGCAAGGTATGCTGGTTAACCTCTGTTTTTTCCCTATAAATCCTGCCAAATTACTTATCCAGCTTGTCTTACATAGCTTTTTGTAATAAATTTCTCTTTCATGCGCCTCCATGTAATGCGCATGCTTTTAGGATGCAGGTCGATTGGTCACCAAACCAGCCAATTGAAGAGTTGCTGACTATTCTGAGAGAACTGGTTTGCTCTGTCACAAATTGAGTTgggatattttttttctcttagtcgctgttttactctttctttttttttggaatcaTATATTGCGCTAAGCCAGTTTTATTGCAGGACATGAATGCAATCAGATTGCTAGCCGAGAAAACTAGAGATGTCGCAGAGGTTGCCTACACAAATGCTATGGAAGGGCGAGTTGTTGCACTGGCTGCATTGCTTCTGGTGACCAAGGAGAAGGTCACGGCGCCAGTAGCCATAACCAGCCGAAGGGAAGGCATGAAGAAGAATAGAACATTATATGGTTCACTGTTTGATGAGGCTCTGGCGCTGGGTGAGGGGGCAATTCAGGTTAGACTCAGACAATGCAGTGGGGATGGCTCAAGTGATAGTAGTGAGCGGAGAAAAGCTTTACTACGTGAGATCGAGCTACTCCAGTTATTTGGTGCTGTGTCATACAGCGACTCAAAGGACAAGAAAAGCATGCCACCTCTCCTTCGGGCTTCCCAGGTAACTGTGGTATTCTTCTCCTTTTCAACAGCTATTTGCTATGTGGAAGTTCACTGATGTAGTTGCACCATCCTCACCCGCCTCTTATTGTACTTGCTTCTTTCTGATTGATAGAACATTTTTGGTCACAACAGGAAACTTCTTaccaaagataaaaaatagatgaaatTTAATTGATCAAGTTCACTGATGAAATTGTGGACCCACATTTCCTATGCTTGCTGGACTTCCTGACATGAAAGTTCGTCGaacttttttattaaagtaGATGTTTTTCCTTTTCCCCTTTTAAGCAGATTGTTTTTTTCCTGAGTTGTACTTCCTCTCAGATAATTGGATGGGCATGGACAAATTGAACAAACAATAGTTTCTGGGATTAATCCTTTCCAACAAAAAAATGTGTTGGGATTAAagggagataaaaaaaaaaccccaaagaATTGAGAGCAAAATGCTTTAACTTCTCTTTTCCTCTAGGCTCACGACGAGCCTGTCATAAAGCTGCTACTGAAGGGTGGTGCCAACACGAATGAATCCGATTCTGATGGGAACTCCTCACTTCATTGGTGCCTCACTGGTAGCTCTAGTTCGCAGGATCTCAGGTGGTTTTGGGCTTTTTGGCTAACTGTAATTCTTCTCTTTCCCCACCATTGCTTTAGTGCTtatttcttgtttttatttcagGATTATGTTGCTCCTGCTGAAGAATGGTGCTGCAGTGTCCCATAAGAACAGATTAGGGCTCACGCCAGTACATGTGGCTGCAGCTAAAGGCAAATCTCAGGCACTTCAAGTACTGCTTTCTATTCCAAGTTTAGTAGTTAAAAACATACGTACCCTCCAATTTGCTTTTCTAACCCATAACATTTGCATTCTTTGTTAATCCATACTGTTTGTTTCTGCTGCAAAAAAGCTGCTGCTTCTTCATGCCCCTGAGTGCGTAGACATTGTGTCTGAGAGAAAGGAAACTCCGCTATTTTTTGCTGTGAAGAGTGATTCTCTTGCCTGTGCACAGTTCCTCTTGCACTCTGGAGCTAATAGCCAGGTTCTCAACCTCCGGTAAGCCAAATGCTCATTAACCAGCTTTACTTTTTTCTGTTACAGTAATTTTCTTATTTAGCTACAATACTTTGCTATTTGCAGGAGGCAAAGACCAATTGATATGGCAAAATCACAGGACATGCGTTTCATTCTTAATCCAGCAAACCAGGGATTTTGTAAGAACCAATAACAAACTAttgaaaaagagagaagggTGTGGCCTTACAGAACGTTGAccataatattttctttctgtTTCTCAGGTAGCCGTTTTAGCCCTTCTAAAGAAGATCTCCTACTTTCGTTACCTAAAGATGAGTTCACTGAGGACATGTATGAAGAGCTTCTTGAGTTGGGTGAAACTGGAGTTAGTAGAAGGTGAGAAAGTTCAAGACAAATAGTTCTGCAGTCCGTAATTGGACAATAAAAATCTTAGCTTGTCTGTGAAAATTTACGTCTCGTAAGCCTGTACTTTGATGAAACTGAATTGCAGCAACCTTCAGTTGAAAACACCAGTATGCCGCTACTACGAATCCCAGAGTGGATGCGTGAGAGGCGCCAAATGCTTCTATGCCCACGGGGAAGGTGATAAAAAAAGAAGCAAGGTCTGTTCTGTTGAACTCAAGCAGACCCCAAAGTGTGTAACCAAGGTAAGTTATATTTATATCAGTCCCCAACACCATTCCTCAGATCATTCTAATTATCTGTTTGCAAATGTTATGCTAGTATCCTCTCAAGTTGAAGGGAGACTTGAATCGGAAGGTTTTCGTGGGGGGTCTCCCACCTACGGTTGACTCTGGTCGGTTGTTGTCATCACCTTACTTTTATCCTTCTACTGTTCTCAGTTGAAGTTTGTTGACTTGTGTTTCTTTCTTAGCAGACCACCTCAAGGAGTTCTTCGAAGCAGAATTTGGACCAGTAAAGGAAGCTGTTGTCATTGGGACGCAAGCTGGCAACTATATGCAGTCCCGAGGTTTCGGCTTCGTCACCTTTGAACACGAGGATATGGTGGCAACCGCAATACAAGCCCACTTTGTCAACATCTTTGGTAAGAAAGTGGAGATCAAAAGTGCTGTTGCAAAACCAGCCGAAGCTTTGAAAACAGCTGCTTTGCAGCAACAGCTCATTCTGAAGGAACCGAACCTGCACAATGACCCCCTCAATGAATCACCTGAAACGCTTGATGAGCAGAGTCTTCCTGATTGGTTCTTTAAATTCAGGAAGTGGCTACCAGCTTTTCTCAAGGCAGCAACACAACGTCTCGGAGGAGAATGGTATCCTCTTTCCTCTCTTAAAGGCGACTTCAGGGCCACGTGCGGGATGGAGCTTGATCATGTCTCTCTGGGCTTCCTCAAGCTTAGTGACTTCATGCGAGCCCTTCCTGGTATATGCAGAATGCGGATCGTTCCTGTGGGAGCTGGCCCTGCGACTCACATGGTCCTTTCCCCATTGCTCTTCCCACACAAGCATGTAAAACTGCTTCCACCATCATCACAGCAACAAGAGCAGTTGCAGCAGCCACCAGACTTGGATGCGGACCTACACTTGAGTGAGCTTATAGAAAGCCAGCTTGTTGACAGCTATGCTGGGAAAAATAGCTTAACAGATGGTGGCAGTTCGAAGGTTTTAGACTTTGATTTGCTTGGTTTAGGATACACAAATCAAACTAATACATGCTATGGAGATCAGCCAGAAGAAAGGGGAAATATAAGCGCTGGATCGAGCTTTTCTTTGTTCCAGACACAGTGGGATCGCTATTTGGTAAGCAATCAATCTTGTAAGAGTGTTAAGGTATTCGGCTCAATATGTTGCTGAATCTACTTAATGTTTCATTGACTTAGCAGGGAATGTGCATAATATGTCACTTCCGGGAAGCTTCATTGCAGCTCATCCCGTGCTCTCATAAAGTGTGTGGTGTCTGCATGGTGAGGCGCACCTTCACGTCGTGTATGATTTGTGGTTCTGCTGTCTACGGAGTCAAGCCTTCACCCCCATCTTCAGAGCCAGAATGCTCGGAGATGGTATAGTTTTCCTGCATTTGCTTGCGACTTGAACAGCTTATATTGAAAGAGATGCATCTGTTTGTTGTCTGAAAATTTATTCACCTGTTCTCTTTCGAGATGATGTTCTACTAATTAATGAATTGCCTATCATGCAGGGAACCAGCGGAGAGCAATCTCTTTGCATCCAGAGATCCTTGTCCCCTTTCCCAAGCATTGAAGTAGGAAAAGGTCCTGTGGAGCCTAAGTGCCGACTGAGAGTTGCTTGCCAAGGGGCTAGGGCAACAGTGAGCTGTTTACCTTGCGCGCACAGCATTGCTTGCCGCCAATGCATACTCTCATTTGCTAGGATGCCTCAAATATGTGTTGTATGCGGTTTCGAGGCGGAGCTCTTCCAATTTTCTGATGCATAGAATGATctatagttttttcttttatttctacATGTCTGTAATTTGTTACATTAGGGAGGATGGTATAACGACCTTGTAAGCTACTGGAGGGGAGTCCTTCAATTTTGTCATGCTTGCAAGGTCTGCCGACTGTAAGTATATTGCCTTAG is a genomic window of Ananas comosus cultivar F153 linkage group 13, ASM154086v1, whole genome shotgun sequence containing:
- the LOC109719118 gene encoding uncharacterized protein LOC109719118, coding for MASADEAVDIDVLERRLLSDSVSNEYNETDDDTVLYHGSFEEMEDNFVKYQTAQWILYSILLILAWGIGILMLLYLPIRIYVCRKDFRSRKLYLTSNAIVYKVTKPVAFPCFGVLKKEKHVILPSVADVVVEQGYLQSLFGIYSIRIENTGVRRPASDDVKIHGIAHPRDFRQAVLTRLSSMKSECFSRQASINEDLRITASGSLPSASVPPPGELILEKLEVVESSVKRVQKLIEKKAQPSEL